From Fundulus heteroclitus isolate FHET01 chromosome 14, MU-UCD_Fhet_4.1, whole genome shotgun sequence, the proteins below share one genomic window:
- the LOC105916942 gene encoding EH domain-binding protein 1-like protein 1, with protein sequence MTSVWKRLQRVGKKASKFQFVASFQELVVECTEKWQPDKLRVMWIRRSRRHSTKLHSWQPGIKNPYRGMVIWQVPESLHITVTLFKEPGADEFEDKDWTFIIENETKGQRKVLASADVNMKKYATAASAQYDITLKLKPLSVKVVEATLILNLSCIFLKEGKATDEDMQSLASLMSMKQSDIGNLDDFNDSDEEAGEERRASFGTGQSVHVTAPASSCVSAQDLTGRPEGESGPTGNFLSTLESPLRLFSPPQFNSPRSVNFGMDGKKSSGISSILVVTCHGPLVEPQGPSTPPLFPQTHKQRPSPTQQGQPSTYASSMPAFTHALPPTLPKIFQSTSRAALRRPHSFHSDASDGLVGLSFSTLVPSKARSTSSLSSSPSDPSPHLPAFPDSSQTALLRSFPSLPHTHKRPKGRPTSMVELGCALTKPTSLPSAPERASWQTEWKPPKCQAPLAQPALSPKFLRLSASYSGDVMGLQKKQGTEIAPSSYQSAAQSVGQKQQGVTRYVPSGSPHDSLTVENTSPSCHSPSSAPLLSGAPAPPPQPRIFETVIVSPSRQEAEFKRQLSTLNEEDSQGSASVEASLRTDTSIALEQKTHAPASAGG encoded by the exons GCAACCAGACAAACTGAGGGTGATGTGGATCAGAAGAAGCAGACGGCACAGCACAAAG CTCCACAGCTGGCAGCCAGGTATTAAGAACCCGTACAGAGGCATGGTCATATGGCAGGTTCCAGAGAGTTTACACATAACCGTCACTCTCTTTAAG GAACCCGGTGCTGACGAGTTTGAAGACAAAGATTGGACATTTATCATTGAAAAT GAGACAAAAGgccaaaggaaagttttagcaTCAGCTGATGTTAATATGAAGAAGTACGCCACTGCTGCGTCAGCCCAGTATGACATTACACTGAAGCTCAAACCCCTGTCTGTGAAAGTGGTAGAAGCCACACTGATACTCAACCTGTCATGCATCTTTCTCAAGGAGGGCAAAGCTAC GGATGAGGATATGCAAAGTTTGGCCAGCTTAATGAGCATGAAACAGAGCGACATCGGCAATCTGGATGACTTTAATGACAGCGATGAGGAGGCTGGTGAAGAGAGACGAGCCAGCTTTGGAACTGGACAGAGCGTTCATGTTACTG CCCCAGCTTCCTCCTGTGTGAGTGCACAAGATCTGACTGGGAGACCTGAAGGTGAATCGGgccccacaggtaactttctGTCTACTCTGGAGTCTCCTTTACGTCTGTTTTCACCTCCCCAGTTCAATTCTCCTCGCTCAG TAAACTTTGGGATGGACGGTAAAAAATCCTCTGGCATTTCCTCTATACTTGTGGTTACATGCCATGGTCCCCTGGTTGAACCTCAAGGTCCTTCAACTCCACCCCTCTTCCCGCAAACCCACAAGCAACGACCAAGTCCCACCCAACAGGGCCAACCTTCAACTTATGCCAGCTCAATGCCAGCTTTTACACATGCGCTTCCTCCAACACTTCCAAAAATCTTTCAGTCAACATCCAGAGCAG CCCTGCGTAGGCCCCATAGTTTCCACAGTGATGCCTCTGATGGCTTGGTGGGCCTGTCTTTCTCTACACTCGTCCCTTCCAAAGCCCGGTCTAcctcttctctgtcttcatcACCATCTGATCCATCTCCCCATCTCCCTGCTTTCCCTGACAGCTCACAAACAG CTCTGCTAAGATCCTTCCCCTCTTTACCTCACACTCACAAGCGGCCCAAAGGTCGACCCACCTCAATGGTGGAGTTGGGCTGTGCCCTCACTAAACCCACAAGTCTTCCATCTGCCCCTGAGAGAG CTTCTTGGCAGACTGAATGGAAGCCACCCAAATGTCAGGCCCCCCTAGCACAGCCTGCCCTCTCCCCTAAGTTTTTGCGTCTTTCTGCCAGTTATTCTGGAGACGTTATGGGGCTACAGAAAAAGCAGGGGACAGAGATAGCAC CTTCATCCTATCAGTCTGCAGCTCAGTCTGTGGGTCAGAAACAACAGGGAGTAACAAGATATGTTCCCTCTGGGAGTCCTCATGACAGCCTCACAGTTGAGAACACCTCACCTAGTTGTCATAGTCCTTCATCTGCACCCCTGCTCTCTGgggctcctgctcctcctcctcagccacGCATATTTGAAACAGTCATAGTCTCCCCGAGTAGACAggaagcag AATTTAAGAGACAGCTGAGCACCTTGAATGAAGAGGACAGCCAGGGCTCAGCATCTGTAGAAGCCAGCCTGAGGACAGACACATCCATAGCTCTGGAGCAGAAAACACACGCACCAGCATCTGCAGG AGGATGA